GCAATCGGGATAGCACAAAGGCGGGATAGCCCCCCGCTGTGATGCCGACGAGGGTGATCAGCAGAATGAGAAATGCGAGTGTTGTGAAATTGAGGCCGTCGGTCAGGGCCAGAGATTGGTAAGATAGGTTATTGAATGTTGGCAGGGCGAGTTCTGCGATGGCGATGCCAGCGATGAGTGCGATGAAGATGAGCAAGAGGGATTCGCCGATAAACTGTTTTGCGATTTGCATGCGCCCTGCGCCAACGACTTTTCGCAAGCCGACTTCTCGCGCCCGGGTTGCCTGTCGTCCGAGGGTTAAGGTTGTGAAGTTGACACATGCGATAAATAGCACGAGTAGGGCTATGCCCGATAAGATGTACGTATAGATGGGATTGCTGACATTCGAGGTCCGGATAATTGGATCAAAGTGCATTTGCGCGAGTGGCTGAAGTTTGAGCTGGTTTTCGCTCTTTTCTCCCCACCAGATTTTGGTCCATTTGGGAAATTGTTGTTCAAGGCTATTGGGATTTACATTTGGCGGGAGCAGCATATACGTATCCGCCCTGGCGTATTTACTCTCTGCGTACGCGCTTTGTTCAAAAGGCAATAGTATGTCAAATTGAAGCGTAGAGTTTTTGGGCACATTTTTTAGAATGCCCGTGACGGTGTAATTTTTAATTTCGTCTTTGCGCAGTATGGGATTGAAATGCTGGATAGGAAGTACCTCGCCAATCGCATTGGCGTCTTTGAAATACTTTTGAGCAATTCTTTCCGTTATAAGCGCGGAATACTTGTCTTGAAGAGCAGCCTCGCCACGAATGACTGGAAACGAAAAGATTTCGAGGAAGTTGGGATCGACATAACTCCACAAGGCTTGAAAAGCGCGGTCATCTGTGCCAATTTTTCCAAATCCCCCCCCCGAACGAGCCGTTTGCATCTCAGGGAATGCCTCCCTCAGTACTGCGCCGTCAGTGGCTCGAGGGTGTTCTCCAATCCCGGAGGGCGTCTGCACATAAACCCGATAGATGCGGTCGGCGTTTTCGTGAAAGGTGTCGTAGGTCCATTCGTGGTGGACAAAGAGGTAGGTGATAATGCAGAATGCAAGGCCGATGGCGAGGCCAATGATGTTGATGGCCGAGTAGATGCGGTGTCTGGCGAGGTTGCGGATCGCTGTTTTCAGATAGCTATAAAATAAAGACATTCCAGCATGTGCTCTGAACATTTTGGTTTCTCCTGTGTAGGGATAGGACTTGCACCATACAGGTAACGTGAATCTATAAAAATAGCAAGCAATTCCCGTGCCAAAATATTCTTCTCTATGTTTTACAAGTAGTTATGAAAATTTGCGCCATGAGTGCCGTTCAATAAGTGTCCGATTTTGATACAGTGGTGTCCGAAAATGAACACTTTCTATATGCTAAAAAACCTTGAAATCTTTATAGAAGTATGGTAAATTTACCATAAATTGAGGGAAGGTACAATTTTGAATGAAAAAATAAAAAGTGTAACATGGGTCGGGGATTCTCGTGAGCAAGATGGAGGGAAAAAATGAATGAAAAGGTCAAATTTGAGCAAAGCTCTGGAAATGTATTTCGGGACATCGGTTTCTCAGAATCAGAGGCTGAACGTGAGTTGCTGAAGGCAGATCTCGCATTTGAAATCTATAGTATTCTTGAAGGACGGAAGCTGACGCAGGCAAAAGCGGGAGAAATTCTTGGGATCAATCAGTCCGATGTATCCCGGCTAAAGAACGGTGATTTTAGCCGTTTTAGTGTAGAGAGACTGTTTGGGTTTCTGAATCGGCTGAACCGCAATATCGAAATTCGCATTACGCATTCGGAAGATAGAGGCGGCCATCAGCGGGTCGTTGCTGTTTAGTTCCTTTGCTTCTGATCCGGGCTATTAATGCGCGGAAGTAATTCAGGCAGTTCCTCAATTTCAGTAATTGATAACCCCTGCCAGCCAATTATGTCTGGTCTTGCGTCATCATATACATCTTCTAAATCGACTTGCTTTAGTACGGGTAAGAAACCGATTTCTTTAGCACCGGTCATTTCCCGGCTGCTACCATCGCCTACATAAACACAGACATTTGACGGAAGTCCCAACTGTTCATGTGCCCGTTTATAGATTTCAATAGCGGGCTTTTGTATTTTTTCTGTACAAGAAAAGAGTGGTAAATCGATATGCTCTGATAAAGGGGTAGTGTGCCAGAGTAGAGGGACATCTGGGCCGCAGTTTGTTATGAGTCCAATTTTATAGCCATCATTTTTTAGGTTTTGAAGCGCAAGCAGGACTTCAACTTTTGGTTTGAGTGTCCTCATTGTGAAGTCGTATCGATATTGTGCGGCAGTGTTGATTTTGCAGTCACTGGGAGATAGACCAATTTGAGCGCAACATACAGCGATAATTTCTTCTATTGACCTGAATTTCCCAATACATAGGTCAGAAAAAGAAGAGCCGAATGCTTGTCTAAACGCTTTATATGGCACCGACAACGTTTCGGCCATCAATGCATGTACTTTGTCGTGCTTTTTTTTGCTAAAATTATCGACAAGAGTCCCAAACAAGTCGAAAATTACTGCTTTAAATTTCATCACTGCCCCTTTGGTCGCACAGATTAAAGACTCATGAGATCTCGGAATTTTTGTGTCTGACGTCGGGAAATTTCTATTTCATAGCCCCCTTTCAAAAATACTTTCAGGCTGCCTTGAAACCATGGCTCAATTTTTTCGATATACTGTAAATTGATAATTTGTTGGCGATTGGCGCGAAAAAATACGCGTTTGTCCAAACGCTTTTCAAGGTGGTTGAGGGTGCGCGGAATAAGGGGTTTGAATTTTTGAAAATAGACCCGCGTGTAATTGCCGGAGACTTCGAATAATTGAATGTCTGAGAGTGTGATAAACCAGCACTGATCACCGTCTTTTACAAAGACGCGACTCGAATCTGTCAATGCCGGTGCAACAGTTTTATCGGAAGAAAGGGTTTGGGCTTGTAGTTTTTCAATCGCGCTTGCAAGGCGTTCAGGCTGAATGGGTTTTAGCAAGTAGTCGAGCGCGTTTACTTCAAAAGCCCGAATGGCATATTCGTCATAGGCGGTTGTAAAGATCACTTGTGGTACCTGGTCAAGGGTTTCAAGCAATTCAAAACCGTCTTGTCCGGGCATCTGAATATCGAGGAAGATCACATCGACAGACAATCTTTTGAGTTGCTGCCGTGCGGCATCTGCATTTGCGGCTTCACCTGCGACAGTGATGGCCTCAAAAGCTTTGAGTAAGTGTTTTAATTCCTGACGGGCAAGTCGGGAATCATCGACAATCAATGCATTCATGTTTGTTGTCCAGTGAGCGGTACCTGAAACTTTGCACAAACCTGATTTTGAGAAGTATTTTCAACTGTCAATTGCGCGGTATTACCGAATAAAAGGCGCAGACGTTCTCTGGTATTTTGTAGGCCAATACCGTCATTTGTTGCGTTGTTTTTCATTTGACCGGTGTTTACAATGCAGACCACCATAGCAGTTTGCTGAAGGGTTGTCCGAATTGAGATTTCGC
This DNA window, taken from Gemmatimonadota bacterium, encodes the following:
- a CDS encoding helix-turn-helix transcriptional regulator, with translation MNEKVKFEQSSGNVFRDIGFSESEAERELLKADLAFEIYSILEGRKLTQAKAGEILGINQSDVSRLKNGDFSRFSVERLFGFLNRLNRNIEIRITHSEDRGGHQRVVAV
- a CDS encoding HAD family hydrolase; the protein is MKFKAVIFDLFGTLVDNFSKKKHDKVHALMAETLSVPYKAFRQAFGSSFSDLCIGKFRSIEEIIAVCCAQIGLSPSDCKINTAAQYRYDFTMRTLKPKVEVLLALQNLKNDGYKIGLITNCGPDVPLLWHTTPLSEHIDLPLFSCTEKIQKPAIEIYKRAHEQLGLPSNVCVYVGDGSSREMTGAKEIGFLPVLKQVDLEDVYDDARPDIIGWQGLSITEIEELPELLPRINSPDQKQRN
- a CDS encoding LytTR family DNA-binding domain-containing protein, which translates into the protein MNALIVDDSRLARQELKHLLKAFEAITVAGEAANADAARQQLKRLSVDVIFLDIQMPGQDGFELLETLDQVPQVIFTTAYDEYAIRAFEVNALDYLLKPIQPERLASAIEKLQAQTLSSDKTVAPALTDSSRVFVKDGDQCWFITLSDIQLFEVSGNYTRVYFQKFKPLIPRTLNHLEKRLDKRVFFRANRQQIINLQYIEKIEPWFQGSLKVFLKGGYEIEISRRQTQKFRDLMSL